The Zingiber officinale cultivar Zhangliang chromosome 9A, Zo_v1.1, whole genome shotgun sequence genome window below encodes:
- the LOC122020712 gene encoding probable serine/threonine-protein kinase PBL3, which translates to MGNCLNSSPRVESAHSPRDASYSSKVVSSKRSIFSVSSSRTAYSIPSTLSVQSFTDKPGSMILPTPRTEGEILSSSQLKNFTFNELRNTTRNFRPDSLLGEGGFGYVYKGWIDEQTFSASKPGCGIVVAVKKLKPESFQGHKEWLTEVDYLGQLHHPNLVKLIGYCSEGDNKLLVYEFMPKGSLENHLFRRGAEPLPWATRIKVAIGAARGLTFLHDAESQVIYRDFKASNILLDSEFNPKLSDFGLAKAGPTGDKTHVSTQVIGTHGYAAPEYIATGRLSVKADVYSFGVVLLELLSGRRAIDKSKIGIEQKLVEWAKPCLGDKRKLYRIMDTRLEGQYTKKGAHAVSLLALQCISLDAKLRPRMSDVLASLEQLQDPRSTVFPLPKDQHKTANALPSHQ; encoded by the exons ATGGGCAACTGTCTGAACTCTTCGCCGCGGGTCGAGAGTGCTCACTCCCCGCGAGATGCCTCAT ATTCTTCGAAAGTTGTTAGTAGTAAGAGAAGTATATTTTCAGTCTCCTCAAGTCGGACAGCATACTCAATCCCTTCAACTTTATCTGTGCAATCCTTCACTGATAAGCCAGGCAGTATGATTCTTCCTACACCAAGAACTGAAGGTGAAATTTTGTCATCCTCACAGTTGAAGAATTTCACATTCAATGAATTGAGGAATACCACGAGGAACTTTCGACCTGACAGCTTACTAGGAGAAGGAGGCTTTGGTTATGTGTATAAAGGTTGGATTGACGAACAAACTTTTTCTGCTTCAAAGCCGGGCTGTGGAATAGTTGTTGCTGTTAAGAAGCTTAAACCTGAAAGTTTTCAGGGCCACAAGGAATGGCTG ACAGAGGTTGATTATCTTGGTCAGCTTCACCACCCAAATTTGGTTAAGCTCATTGGTTACTGTTCAGAAGGGGATAATAAACTTCTCGTTTATGAGTTCATGCCAAAAGGCAGCTTGGAAAATCACCTGTTCAGAA GAGGCGCTGAGCCACTACCTTGGGCAACTAGGATCAAAGTTGCAATTGGAGCTGCTAGAGGACTCACTTTTTTGCACGACGCTGAATCTCAAGTTATTTATCGAGATTTTAAGGCTTCAAATATTCTCCTTGACTCG GAGTTCAATCCTAAGCTATCAGATTTTGGCCTAGCAAAAGCTGGACCGACTGGAGATAAAACTCACGTATCAACTCAAGTGATAGGTACTCATGGATATGCAGCTCCTGAATATATCGCAACAG GTAGACTCTCAGTGAAAGCTGATGTCTACAGTTTCGGAGTCGTATTGTTGGAGCTCTTGTCAGGACGTCGGGCCATTGACAAATCAAAGATAGGCATCGAGCAGAAGCTTGTCGAATGGGCAAAGCCTTGTTTAGGGGACAAGCGAAAACTATACCGGATCATGGACACAAGATTGGAAGGCCAATACACGAAAAAAGGAGCCCATGCAGTTTCCTTGCTCGCGCTGCAGTGCATCTCTCTCGATGCCAAACTCCGACCTCGGATGTCTGATGTGTTAGCCTCACTGGAGCAATTGCAAGATCCAAGATCTACAGTGTTTCCGCTGCCGAAAGATCAACATAAGACTGCCAACGCATTGCCAAGTCACCAATGA
- the LOC122018679 gene encoding uncharacterized protein LOC122018679 encodes MADSKLEDHSASGWMSVPAFGEWDSKNGVPDYSMDFTKIREMRKNNKNPSRASLGNEEELNKLADKGAKEDRCRRSDLATSQVHRPIRNHHHGSPSGRKKFMGYFQCCIGA; translated from the exons ATGGCCGATTCCAAGCTG GAGGATCACAGTGCGAGTGGGTGGATGTCGGTGCCGGCGTTCGGGGAATGGGACTCCAAGAACGGCGTGCCGGACTACTCCATGGATTTCACCAAGATCCGCGAGATGCGCAAGAACAACAAGAACCCCTCCCGCGCCAGCCTCGGCAACGAGGAGGAGCTCAACAAGCTCGCCGACAAGGGGGCCAAGGAGGACCGCTGTCGCCGCAGCGATCTCGCCACTTCCCAAGTCCACCGACCCATCCGCAACCATCATCACGGCTCCCCTTCC GGGAGGAAGAAGTTTATGGGCTACTTCCAGTGTTGCATAGGCGCATGA